A stretch of Coccidioides posadasii str. Silveira chromosome 2, complete sequence DNA encodes these proteins:
- the USB1 gene encoding poly(U)-specific 3'-to-5' RNA exonuclease (EggNog:ENOG410PQ32~COG:A), whose product MEIFVEYSDPDSESDSTVSAIYPETRTLLHSVGSSNKNVSIVSSPLPSFPAELHHLYSASTRASIEDDPDIHEGRQRTTPHSVGSWPTHIYLEWYPPTTELAVLSTIISQYQVQLRGQIEIHSLLCNNLGVRLPLHVSLSHPVALKSEEHPVFSHILRDEIHGSGIEAYVHIYQWHC is encoded by the exons ATGGAGATCTTTGTGGAATATTCTGATCCAGATTCCGAAAGTGACTCAACAGTGTCAGCAATATACCCTGAGACTAGGACCCTTTTGCATTCTGTAGGGTCATCAAACAAGAATGTTTCTATTGTCTCCTCACCTTTACCATCATTCCCTGCAGAGTTGCATCATCTGTATTCTGCTTCAACCCGAGCAAGCATTGAGGATGACCCCGACATTCATGAGGGAAGACAGCGTACAACCCCACACAGTGTTGGTAGCTGGCCGACCCATATCTACTTAGAAT GGTATCCACCAACCACAGAGTTAGCCGTTCTTTCTACAATAATTTCTCAATATCAAGTTCAGCTCCGAGGCCAAATTGAAATCCATAGCCTACTATGCAACAATCTTGGTGTGCGGCTACCACTTCATGTTAGTTTATCACATCCTGTGGCATTGAAAAGTGAAGAGCATCCAGTGTTCAGTCACATTCTTAGAGATGAAATTCATGGTTCTGGAATCGAGGCGTATGTGCACATTTACCAATGGCATTGTTGA